In one window of Pedosphaera parvula Ellin514 DNA:
- a CDS encoding cytochrome c3 family protein codes for MSDVFPKWTNRLPVMIIIGVLLVGTAVTAGVWYYCSNAYANVGYMPVQPVAFSHAIHADQLGVDCRYCHNAVEKSWYSNIPASSVCMNCHNQVLKDDPKLALVRESYATGKPIPWVQIHKVPDYVYFNHSVHVNRGVSCVECHGQINKMDEVHQAKPLNMSFCLDCHRNPAAHLRPPEKITDLDWKWSNDPKQAAEMQKANGQKFVHDWKVESLQNCSTCHR; via the coding sequence ATGTCAGATGTCTTTCCTAAGTGGACAAACCGGCTGCCGGTGATGATCATCATCGGCGTTTTGCTGGTGGGCACTGCCGTGACTGCCGGCGTATGGTACTACTGCTCCAACGCGTATGCCAACGTGGGCTACATGCCGGTGCAACCTGTGGCGTTCTCCCACGCCATCCATGCGGACCAACTTGGTGTTGATTGCCGCTACTGCCATAACGCCGTGGAAAAATCCTGGTATTCCAATATCCCGGCCAGTTCTGTTTGCATGAACTGCCATAACCAGGTGCTCAAGGATGATCCCAAACTGGCTCTGGTGCGTGAAAGCTATGCCACTGGCAAGCCGATCCCGTGGGTCCAAATCCACAAAGTCCCTGACTACGTTTATTTCAATCACTCGGTTCACGTGAATCGAGGTGTGAGCTGTGTGGAATGTCATGGTCAGATCAACAAAATGGATGAGGTTCATCAGGCCAAACCATTGAACATGTCCTTCTGTCTGGATTGCCATCGCAATCCTGCCGCCCACCTCCGCCCGCCTGAAAAAATTACTGATCTCGATTGGAAATGGAGCAACGATCCAAAGCAAGCTGCTGAAATGCAGAAGGCCAATGGACAGAAGTTCGTCCATGATTGGAAAGTTGAATCTCTGCAAAACTGCTCCACCTGTCACCGATGA
- a CDS encoding TAT-variant-translocated molybdopterin oxidoreductase has protein sequence MKTVPPPCPTPETGPKYWRSLDQLAETPEFKEWAQREFPAGASELTDPVTRRSFVKIMSASFLLAGGFGLAGCRRPVENIYPFSKMPEGYVHGVAKFYATSMPTRGTAVPLLAKSNDGRPTKLEGNPQHPISNGGTDRYVQASILNLYDADRAQRFAENGNNATSAKAFDTLKEIADWAQKNSGQGLSFLAERSSSPSRDRLQGIIAQKFPKAKWHVYEPVDFDIHRQAASVATGKSVNPFFKIEAAKVILSLDADFIGGEENAFVSINQFAKNRKTETSKDDMNRLYAVEGLMTLTGVNADHRLRVPGSAVINVAASVAQEILRQAGGNVDAAIGQLADEKKLQVIAEQNKPTLSDTPTTEELDFQKRWSPDWISKWAKGCAADLLKNKGAGLVLAGHRQPLAVHLIAYAINSALGNLNKTIVFQDIQEPQSGSIVDLAKDLNAGQVETLVVLGGNPVYNAPAELDWAKAQSKAKTVVRLAYYEDESFPTNGWALPMAHYLESWGDARTADGTIVSVQPLISPLFDGLTEIEVLARIAGEQTVSSYDIVRDTFRGIAGGDEEQWKKFVHDGFLDKSAAKTVEVQLDSGAVSKGLASVVSSAVPDKDKFEVVFHRDYRVDDGRLNNNGWMQELPDPVTKITWENTILLSPATARSLNISVENRENNRLMVPMVKIQLDGREIEGPVWVQPGQANNVIGLALGYGRTKSGRVGTGTGYNAYALRTTQSGDIAVGAKLTLTGQRHHLAITQDHGTMEGRPIIREGTLAEYRENGNFASEMDMEIPSPLKSFVESREAEGEKKPGARSSADNREDLSLYPNPLKEAEKKAHHQWGMSIDLSSCVGCSTCMVACQSENNVPIVGKMQVANNREMHWLRIDRYFTGPKDEPQVVNQPMLCQHCEAAPCENVCPVNATVHDQEGLNVMVYNRCVGTRYCSNNCPYKVRRFNFFDYNRRTLEQLKGPVYSTPILSSTDGEWDLMRWWKNPDGGNLPQEQWELLKLVKNPDVTVRMRGVMEKCTFCVQRIEGAKIAQKVKAGASGDVKVPRDTIKTACQQACPADAIVFGDISDPESRVSKLKRQDRDYTVLDFLNTRPRLTYLARLRNPNPEMPDAYKLPLSTQEFKDKHHDGEVGPEGQHKATPGEKKGEA, from the coding sequence ATGAAAACAGTTCCTCCTCCTTGTCCAACACCGGAAACCGGACCAAAGTATTGGCGCAGTTTAGACCAACTGGCCGAAACGCCTGAGTTCAAAGAATGGGCGCAACGCGAGTTCCCTGCTGGTGCCAGCGAGTTGACTGATCCTGTCACACGGCGATCCTTCGTGAAAATCATGTCTGCCTCGTTTCTCCTGGCAGGTGGTTTTGGTTTGGCTGGTTGCCGTCGTCCGGTTGAGAACATTTATCCTTTCTCCAAAATGCCGGAAGGCTATGTGCACGGTGTGGCGAAGTTTTATGCCACGTCGATGCCTACACGCGGCACAGCAGTGCCTTTGCTGGCGAAGTCGAACGATGGGCGGCCGACGAAATTGGAGGGAAATCCGCAGCATCCTATCAGCAATGGAGGTACGGATCGCTACGTTCAGGCTTCCATTCTAAACCTTTACGATGCCGATCGTGCGCAACGTTTTGCTGAGAATGGAAACAATGCGACGAGCGCGAAGGCTTTTGATACTCTCAAAGAGATTGCTGATTGGGCGCAGAAGAACAGTGGGCAGGGGCTGAGCTTCCTCGCTGAGCGGAGCAGTTCGCCCTCACGCGACCGTCTTCAGGGGATCATTGCCCAAAAGTTTCCAAAGGCTAAATGGCATGTCTATGAACCTGTCGATTTCGATATCCATCGTCAGGCCGCCAGCGTCGCTACTGGCAAGTCGGTCAATCCTTTCTTCAAGATTGAAGCTGCCAAGGTAATCCTTTCCCTGGATGCTGATTTTATTGGTGGAGAAGAAAACGCTTTCGTCAGCATTAATCAGTTCGCGAAAAATCGTAAGACGGAAACCTCGAAGGATGATATGAACCGGTTATACGCTGTCGAAGGTCTGATGACCTTGACAGGCGTAAATGCGGATCACCGTCTTCGTGTTCCCGGCAGTGCGGTTATTAATGTTGCAGCCTCGGTTGCACAGGAAATCCTGCGTCAGGCGGGTGGCAATGTAGATGCAGCGATCGGTCAATTGGCGGATGAGAAGAAACTTCAGGTCATCGCCGAGCAGAACAAGCCGACGTTAAGCGACACACCCACTACGGAAGAACTCGATTTTCAAAAGCGTTGGAGTCCCGATTGGATTAGCAAGTGGGCGAAAGGTTGCGCTGCAGACCTTCTTAAGAATAAAGGCGCAGGCCTTGTTTTGGCGGGACATCGCCAGCCACTGGCCGTTCACCTGATTGCTTACGCCATCAATTCGGCTCTCGGTAATCTAAACAAAACGATCGTTTTCCAGGATATTCAGGAACCTCAGTCTGGTTCCATCGTTGATTTGGCCAAGGATTTGAATGCCGGCCAGGTGGAAACATTGGTGGTGCTCGGTGGCAATCCTGTTTATAACGCGCCTGCTGAACTGGATTGGGCAAAAGCTCAGAGCAAAGCTAAAACCGTTGTTCGTCTTGCTTATTATGAAGACGAATCTTTCCCGACCAACGGCTGGGCGTTGCCGATGGCTCATTACCTTGAATCGTGGGGTGATGCACGCACGGCAGATGGCACAATTGTTTCCGTTCAGCCGCTGATTTCTCCCTTGTTCGACGGATTGACGGAAATCGAAGTGCTCGCTCGTATTGCTGGTGAACAAACCGTTTCATCCTACGACATCGTTCGTGACACCTTCCGCGGTATTGCTGGTGGAGACGAGGAGCAGTGGAAGAAATTTGTTCATGATGGTTTCCTCGACAAGAGCGCTGCGAAGACGGTTGAAGTGCAGCTTGATAGTGGTGCAGTTTCGAAGGGACTGGCTTCAGTTGTAAGCTCTGCAGTCCCTGACAAGGATAAGTTTGAAGTCGTTTTTCATCGTGATTATCGGGTGGACGACGGACGTTTAAACAATAACGGGTGGATGCAGGAACTGCCTGATCCCGTGACGAAAATAACTTGGGAGAATACCATTCTCCTCAGCCCTGCCACTGCAAGGTCGCTGAACATTTCGGTTGAGAACCGCGAGAACAATCGTTTGATGGTTCCGATGGTAAAAATTCAGCTCGATGGTCGTGAGATTGAAGGGCCAGTTTGGGTTCAGCCTGGACAGGCAAACAATGTCATCGGCCTCGCACTGGGTTATGGACGCACCAAGTCTGGTCGCGTCGGCACCGGGACCGGATACAATGCCTACGCTCTGCGCACCACGCAGTCTGGGGATATTGCTGTCGGCGCCAAGCTGACTCTTACTGGTCAGCGGCATCACCTCGCCATAACCCAGGATCACGGGACGATGGAAGGCCGCCCGATCATTCGGGAAGGCACTTTGGCGGAATATCGCGAGAATGGAAATTTCGCCAGTGAAATGGACATGGAAATTCCTTCGCCGCTTAAGAGTTTCGTGGAGAGCAGGGAAGCCGAGGGGGAAAAGAAGCCGGGAGCTCGTTCATCCGCTGACAATCGTGAGGATCTTTCACTTTATCCAAATCCGCTGAAAGAGGCTGAAAAGAAAGCTCATCATCAATGGGGTATGTCGATCGATCTGAGTTCCTGCGTGGGATGTTCGACCTGTATGGTCGCGTGCCAGAGCGAGAACAATGTTCCGATCGTCGGGAAGATGCAGGTCGCCAACAATCGCGAAATGCATTGGCTCCGCATCGACCGCTATTTCACCGGTCCCAAGGATGAGCCGCAAGTTGTGAACCAGCCAATGCTTTGTCAGCACTGCGAAGCGGCTCCCTGTGAAAACGTTTGCCCTGTGAATGCAACCGTGCATGACCAGGAAGGCTTGAACGTGATGGTTTACAATCGCTGCGTCGGTACGCGCTATTGTTCCAACAACTGTCCGTATAAGGTTCGTCGCTTTAATTTCTTCGATTACAATCGCCGCACACTTGAGCAATTGAAGGGGCCTGTTTATTCGACCCCGATATTGAGCTCGACCGATGGAGAATGGGACTTGATGCGTTGGTGGAAGAATCCCGATGGCGGTAATCTTCCCCAGGAGCAGTGGGAACTGTTGAAGCTGGTGAAGAATCCAGATGTCACCGTGCGTATGCGTGGTGTTATGGAGAAATGCACCTTCTGCGTGCAACGCATTGAAGGCGCGAAGATTGCTCAGAAGGTCAAGGCGGGTGCTTCTGGCGATGTGAAAGTGCCGCGTGACACCATTAAAACGGCGTGTCAACAGGCTTGTCCGGCAGATGCGATTGTGTTCGGTGACATTTCTGATCCGGAGAGCAGGGTTTCGAAACTAAAACGGCAGGATCGTGATTACACCGTGCTGGATTTCCTGAACACCAGGCCACGCCTGACCTATCTCGCGCGTCTCCGTAATCCGAATCCCGAGATGCCGGATGCATACAAACTGCCGCTGAGTACGCAGGAATTTAAAGACAAACATCATGATGGAGAAGTTGGTCCTGAAGGTCAGCACAAAGCAACTCCTGGTGAGAAGAAAGGAGAGGCATAA
- a CDS encoding rhomboid family protein — translation MHDSIFTYSIIGITVWTTIYAFRNSSLEEKLIFCPRYILAEKQYHRLVTSAFLHANWRHLFFNMFGLYAFGRLIESIHGPLMFLSIYFAGIIGGDLLALWLHRNHEYRAYGASGGVCGIVFAAIFLFPGIGVSMMFIPISIPGWLYVVIFLTSEFHGTIKGKDNVGHDAHLGGAIISLATATAFKPEIVQWSPKLYAAVMLLSLGMLAYLIKNPLFLPLKTFMHFGSVSVPKKLQVPSSPAQETERVNKILDKISQKRIKSLNKEEHELLLRASRKSQSK, via the coding sequence ATGCACGATTCCATTTTTACATATTCAATAATTGGCATAACCGTTTGGACCACTATTTACGCCTTCAGGAATTCGTCGCTCGAAGAAAAGCTCATTTTCTGTCCGAGATACATTCTGGCGGAAAAACAGTATCATCGCCTGGTGACCTCAGCCTTCCTGCACGCAAACTGGCGGCATCTCTTCTTCAACATGTTTGGTTTGTATGCCTTCGGCAGGCTTATTGAGTCCATTCACGGCCCGCTAATGTTTCTGAGCATTTATTTTGCAGGCATTATTGGCGGCGACCTGCTGGCACTGTGGCTGCACCGCAATCATGAGTATCGGGCTTACGGAGCTTCCGGTGGCGTATGTGGGATCGTGTTTGCCGCAATTTTTTTATTTCCGGGCATAGGTGTCTCGATGATGTTCATACCCATCTCGATACCTGGGTGGCTCTACGTGGTCATCTTCCTCACGAGTGAATTCCATGGCACCATCAAAGGAAAAGATAACGTTGGTCATGATGCCCATTTGGGGGGCGCGATTATCAGCCTGGCCACAGCTACGGCTTTTAAACCGGAGATCGTCCAATGGAGCCCAAAGCTTTATGCTGCCGTGATGCTGCTCTCCCTTGGCATGCTGGCTTACCTGATCAAGAATCCTCTTTTCCTCCCATTAAAAACCTTCATGCATTTTGGTTCAGTATCAGTACCAAAGAAACTCCAGGTTCCATCATCCCCCGCGCAGGAAACGGAGCGAGTTAACAAGATCCTTGATAAGATCTCCCAAAAGAGAATCAAAAGCCTGAATAAAGAAGAGCATGAGCTATTACTCAGAGCCTCCCGAAAAAGCCAAAGTAAATAA